A stretch of the Bombyx mori chromosome 12, ASM3026992v2 genome encodes the following:
- the LOC110385297 gene encoding uncharacterized protein LOC110385297, producing the protein MLVVYLLVFVLSKCIASEHDKVKLQKDFVNIETMLNDVLTDANKDNDVVNCTGFILNNYFSDKKTITLISMDFDGGIPKLINSFGKFNVINRNVTKKTMLLNDMYLITVRTEKVFVEQFENLTKDATWNPKLKFLIVFKELKQENVKDVFDILLKHHVLNVVIANGTNDPNILSYNPYENYACGKYYTGIINYGKCINTSTELYPNKLVTGLRGCVFNVSVPHWPPYTVDPGKISKPSIPIGIEQYTINVLAEIEKFKVNYQYNYDADVFSTVDEDMKATGPMDMLQRNLTDLMIGGMLLVPLRAAAFSYIYTHVDYIDEISVVIQKASLKPVWSFYYREFDFRVWALLIVVFILFTVIVAYLLREQDKTYILLKLLDYFFLHGYKLRFRLSVRCIFIFWIWFTYLVNSFYQTSMMSFTTKPSLETQIADMETLVERGIEPCISRAIINFLPENEIKYNEKIQSCKTILGSIMTIPSASSPHQGSGTDLVSPRLSELHQRPGTSPPSKVFRFAFCDSVVCLYNWNFPSFGRFCV; encoded by the exons ATGTTAGTCGTGTATTTGCTCGTCTTTGTTCTATCTAAATGTATCGCTTCCGAACATGACAAAGTTAAATTGCAAAAAGATTTTGTGAATATAGAAACAATGCTTAATGACGTATTGACCGACGCTAATAAGGACAACGATGTTGTGAATTGCACtggatttattttaaacaattatttcagTGATAAAAAGACTATTACATTGATATCAATGGATTTTGACGGGGGAATACCGAAATTGATCAATTCGTTTGGTAAATTCAATGTTATTAATAGAAACGTAACCAAAAAGACAATGTTGCTAAACGATATGTATCTGATAACAGTCAGAACCGAAAAGGTATTCGTTGAACAATTCGAAAACCTAACTAAAGACGCAACGTGGaatccaaaattaaaatttttaattgtattcaaAGAATTAAAACAAGAAAACGTTAAAGATGTTTTCGATATCCTACTAAAACATCACGTTTTGAATGTAGTAATCGCGAACGGAACTAACGACCCAAATATTTTGTCGTACAATCCTTACGAAAATTACGCTTGCGGGAAGTACTATACCGGTATCATTAATTACGGAAAATGTATAAACACATCCACTGAACTGTATCCGAATAAACTGGTCACAGGTTTGAGAGGTTGCGTATTCAATGTATCTGTACCTCACTGGCCTCCTTATACTGTGGATCCGGGGAAGATATCAAAACCATCAATACCAATTGGAATCGAACAATACACTATTAATGTGTTAGCAGAAATCGAGAAGTTCAAAGTTAATTACCAGTATAACTATGATGCGGATGTATTTTCAACTGTTGACGAGGACATGAAAGCCACAGGCCCTATGGATATGCTGCAGAGAAACTTAACGGATTTGATGATAGGCGGTATGCTTCTCGTTCCGCTCCGAGCCGCTGCGTTCTCTTACATCTACACACATGTAGATTATATAGACGAGATCAGTGTCGTCATCCAAAAAGCGTCATTGAAGCCCGTTTGGTCTTTCTACTACCGCGAATTCGACTTCAGGGTCTGGGCATTATTGATCGTAGTCTTCATACTGTTCACTGTGATTGTAGCATATTTACTGCGGGAGCAAGACAAAACGTACATTCTGTTGAAGTTGTTGGATTACTTCTTCCTCCACGGCTACAAGCTACGTTTCAGATTGAGTGTTAGATGCATCTTCATATTCTGGATATGGTTCACGTATTTGGTGAATAGTTTTTATCAAACGAGCATGATGAGTTTCACGACGAAACCTAGTCTGGAAACGCAGATCGCCGACATGGAGACGCTGGTGGAGCGAGGAATCGAGCCGTGCATAAGCCGTGCCATCATCAACTTTTTACCAgaaaacgaaattaaatacAATGAGAAAATACAAAGCTGCAAAACTATTTTGGGAAGCATAATGACA ATTCCATCGGCTAGCTCTCCGCATCAGGGAAGCGGGACTGATCTGGTATCACCGAGACTATCAGAACTACATCAACGGCCTGGTACATCGCCACCGTCAAAAGTATTTCGTTTCGCGTTTTGCGATTCCGTGGTATGTCTTTACAATTGGAACTTTCCTAGCTTTGGTCGCTTTTGTGTTTGA